A genome region from Geodermatophilus bullaregiensis includes the following:
- a CDS encoding TetR/AcrR family transcriptional regulator, which yields MTTSGTATGRRGRPGHSLDSLLDVAVAVFNERGYDATSMEELAARLGVTKSAIYHHVPSKVELLRMALDRALDALFAVTEEPAAVTGRAIDRLEHVVRGSVRVLAAELPFVTLLLRVRGNSPVEEAALGRRREFDRIVTDLVRAAEDEGDVRPDVDPAVTSRLLFGTVNSLTEWYRPGGSLSADALADALVTTTFCGLRARA from the coding sequence ATGACGACGTCGGGCACCGCGACCGGGCGGCGGGGGCGGCCCGGGCACTCGCTGGACTCCCTGCTGGACGTCGCCGTCGCGGTCTTCAACGAGCGCGGCTACGACGCCACGAGCATGGAGGAGCTCGCCGCGCGGCTGGGGGTCACCAAGTCGGCGATCTACCACCACGTGCCGAGCAAGGTCGAGCTGCTGCGCATGGCCCTCGACCGGGCGCTGGACGCGCTGTTCGCCGTCACCGAGGAGCCCGCGGCGGTCACCGGCCGCGCGATCGACCGCCTCGAGCACGTCGTCCGCGGGTCGGTGCGGGTGCTGGCGGCGGAGCTGCCGTTCGTCACGCTGCTGCTCCGGGTGCGGGGCAACTCCCCGGTGGAGGAGGCCGCGCTCGGGCGGCGCCGCGAGTTCGACCGCATCGTCACCGACCTCGTGCGCGCCGCCGAGGACGAGGGCGACGTCCGGCCCGACGTCGACCCGGCCGTCACCAGCCGGCTGCTGTTCGGCACGGTCAACTCGCTCACCGAGTGGTACCGCCCCGGCGGCAGCCTGTCGGCCGACGCCCTGGCCGACGCGCTCGTCACCACCACGTTCTGCGGCCTGCGCGCCCGCGCCTGA
- a CDS encoding cytochrome P450 translates to MTPDRRPLAGTAGLVDPATYEEGPPFGLLRRLRAEAPVTWVEEPALHGQAAGPGFWLVLRHADVERVLRDPATFSSWLGATQVRDAADLAWVRRMMLNTDPPDHSRLRRLLSRSFTPRAVAALTASIEATAAGLVDRVVGGAAGGRCDFAKDVAADLPLLTLADVLGVPAEDRWLLFDWSNRVIGWQDPDYATSAAFDGTGGTAMAREALALRPAPDPDGRMPDPRTRAGMPDLYAYARLLAEEKRRSPGSDVMSILLAQVDEDGGQVSAEEFENLFWLFAVAGNETLRNGLPGGLIALLEHPDQLAALRADPSLLPGAVEEMLRWWTPVMVFRRTAATDVDLAGVRVRAGDKVVVSFTSANRDESVFADPDRFDVRRSPNPHLAFGHGPHFCLGAQLARVQMRALFAELLRRTGAVEPDGPPALLRSNFQRGVKRLPIRWAAA, encoded by the coding sequence GTGACCCCGGACCGACGCCCGCTCGCGGGCACCGCCGGCCTCGTCGACCCGGCGACCTACGAGGAGGGGCCGCCGTTCGGGCTGCTGCGCCGGCTGCGGGCCGAGGCGCCGGTGACCTGGGTCGAGGAGCCGGCGTTGCACGGGCAGGCCGCCGGGCCGGGGTTCTGGCTGGTCCTCCGGCACGCCGACGTGGAGCGGGTGCTGCGCGACCCGGCGACGTTCTCCTCGTGGCTGGGCGCGACCCAGGTCCGCGACGCCGCGGACCTGGCGTGGGTGCGCCGGATGATGCTCAACACCGACCCGCCCGACCACTCGCGGCTCCGGCGCCTGCTGTCCCGGTCGTTCACCCCGCGCGCGGTGGCCGCACTCACCGCGTCGATCGAGGCGACCGCCGCCGGACTGGTCGACCGCGTGGTCGGCGGGGCCGCCGGGGGTCGCTGCGACTTCGCGAAGGACGTGGCCGCGGACCTGCCGCTGCTCACCCTCGCCGACGTCCTGGGGGTGCCGGCCGAGGACCGCTGGCTGCTGTTCGACTGGTCGAACCGGGTGATCGGCTGGCAGGACCCCGACTACGCCACCTCCGCGGCCTTCGACGGCACCGGCGGCACGGCGATGGCCCGGGAGGCGCTCGCGCTGCGCCCGGCGCCGGACCCCGACGGGCGGATGCCGGACCCGCGCACCCGCGCCGGCATGCCCGACCTCTACGCCTACGCCCGCCTGCTGGCCGAGGAGAAGCGCCGCTCCCCCGGCTCCGACGTCATGTCGATCCTGCTGGCCCAGGTCGACGAGGACGGCGGGCAGGTGAGCGCCGAGGAGTTCGAGAACCTCTTCTGGCTGTTCGCCGTCGCCGGCAACGAGACGCTGCGCAACGGCCTGCCCGGCGGGCTGATCGCGCTGCTCGAGCACCCGGACCAGCTGGCCGCGCTGCGCGCCGACCCCTCGCTGCTGCCCGGCGCGGTGGAGGAGATGCTGCGCTGGTGGACCCCGGTCATGGTGTTCCGCCGCACCGCGGCGACCGACGTCGACCTCGCCGGCGTCCGCGTCCGCGCCGGGGACAAGGTCGTCGTCTCGTTCACCTCGGCCAACCGGGACGAGTCGGTGTTCGCCGACCCGGACCGGTTCGACGTCCGCCGCTCCCCCAACCCGCACCTGGCCTTCGGCCACGGTCCGCACTTCTGCCTCGGCGCGCAGCTGGCCCGCGTGCAGATGCGCGCGCTGTTCGCCGAGCTGCTGCGCCGGACCGGCGCCGTCGAGCCCGACGGACCTCCGGCCCTCCTGCGCTCGAACTTCCAGCGAGGGGTCAAGCGGCTGCCGATCCGCTGGGCCGCCGCCTGA
- a CDS encoding alpha/beta fold hydrolase: MSTEPLVIGSGPRRVLALHGWFGSARGWGPFADLVDGDRYSYAFVDFRGYGARRSETGEHTIAEMAADALAAADALGWSAFAVLGHSMGGSVMQRVALDGGDRVTGLLGTSPVPATGVPFDEQSWQLFSGAAGEREHRHAIIDLTTGGRLSRTWIDRMVQSSLDTSDPAAFRAYLDAWAGTDFADEVRGRQVPVRLVVGEHDPALSAAVMEQTFLQLYPDVSLEVLANAGHYAVFETPVALLTVVERFLDGL, from the coding sequence ATGAGCACCGAGCCCCTCGTGATCGGCTCCGGCCCGCGCCGCGTCCTCGCCCTGCACGGCTGGTTCGGGTCCGCGAGGGGGTGGGGACCGTTCGCCGACCTGGTCGACGGCGACCGGTACAGCTACGCCTTCGTTGACTTCCGCGGCTACGGCGCGCGGCGCTCGGAGACCGGCGAGCACACGATCGCCGAGATGGCCGCCGACGCCCTGGCCGCGGCCGACGCCCTCGGCTGGTCGGCGTTCGCCGTGCTGGGCCACTCGATGGGCGGCAGCGTGATGCAGCGGGTCGCCCTCGACGGGGGTGACCGCGTGACCGGCCTGCTGGGCACCAGTCCCGTCCCGGCCACGGGCGTGCCGTTCGACGAGCAGTCCTGGCAGCTGTTCAGCGGCGCGGCCGGGGAACGGGAGCACCGTCACGCGATCATCGACCTGACGACCGGCGGGCGGCTGAGCCGCACCTGGATCGACCGCATGGTGCAGTCCTCGCTCGACACCTCCGACCCGGCCGCCTTCCGGGCCTACCTGGACGCGTGGGCGGGGACCGACTTCGCCGACGAGGTGCGCGGCCGGCAGGTGCCGGTCCGGCTGGTCGTCGGGGAGCACGACCCGGCGCTGAGCGCCGCGGTGATGGAGCAGACGTTCCTGCAGCTCTACCCCGACGTGTCCCTCGAGGTGCTGGCCAACGCCGGTCACTACGCGGTGTTCGAGACGCCGGTCGCCCTGCTGACCGTCGTCGAGCGCTTCCTCGACGGGCTGTGA
- a CDS encoding alpha/beta fold hydrolase, which translates to MRQFRRDGLTFDVRDGGPPDGEPVVLLHGFPQDSSAFDRVAPLLHDAGLRTLAPDQRGYSPGARPRGRSAYRMREVVGDVLALLDAAGLGSAHVVGHDWGGLVGWALGAWHPERVRTLTALSVPHPAAIGRAVLISDQGLRSTYVAAFQVPVLPERLLLARDGELLRRLLESSGVPGDAAARYVARMREPGALSAALAWYRAIPLAVRDTVGRITVPTLHVWSTGDVALGRAATERTRDHVEAPYRLEVLEGVPHWIPELAAERTAELVTAHVRGAP; encoded by the coding sequence ATGCGACAGTTCCGGCGTGACGGCCTGACCTTCGACGTCCGCGACGGCGGTCCCCCGGACGGCGAGCCGGTGGTGCTGCTGCACGGCTTCCCGCAGGACTCCTCGGCCTTCGACCGCGTGGCGCCGCTGCTGCACGACGCGGGGCTGCGCACGCTCGCCCCCGACCAGCGCGGCTACAGCCCCGGCGCCCGACCGCGCGGGCGGTCGGCCTACCGGATGCGCGAGGTGGTGGGCGACGTCCTGGCGCTGCTGGACGCGGCCGGGCTGGGGAGCGCGCACGTCGTCGGCCACGACTGGGGCGGGCTGGTCGGCTGGGCACTCGGCGCCTGGCACCCGGAGCGCGTGCGCACCCTGACCGCGCTGTCGGTGCCGCACCCGGCCGCCATCGGGCGGGCGGTGCTGATCAGCGACCAGGGGCTGCGCTCGACCTACGTCGCCGCCTTCCAGGTGCCGGTGCTGCCCGAGCGGCTGCTGCTGGCCCGCGACGGCGAGCTGCTGCGACGGCTGCTGGAGAGCAGCGGGGTGCCCGGGGACGCCGCCGCCCGCTACGTCGCGCGCATGCGCGAGCCGGGGGCGCTGTCGGCAGCGCTCGCCTGGTACCGCGCGATCCCCCTCGCCGTCCGCGACACCGTCGGGCGGATCACCGTGCCGACCCTGCACGTGTGGAGCACCGGCGACGTCGCGCTCGGCCGCGCCGCCACCGAGCGGACGCGCGACCACGTCGAGGCGCCCTACCGGCTCGAGGTGCTCGAGGGCGTGCCGCACTGGATCCCGGAGCTGGCCGCCGAGCGCACCGCCGAGCTGGTCACCGCGCACGTGCGCGGCGCACCCTGA
- the idi gene encoding isopentenyl-diphosphate Delta-isomerase: protein MTVTAAELIVLVDDDGTPIGTMPKPLVHHGETPLHRAFSAYLFDDAGRLLVTRRAPDKQTFPGMWTNTVCGHPGPDEDDDAAIARRASFELGLRVADLRPALPGYRYRAEFRGVVENEVCPVYLGRFSGEPAPDPGEVGEWELLDWAAFRRRQEVEGDAWSPWCREQARLIERAGLVPSS from the coding sequence GTGACGGTGACCGCGGCGGAGCTGATCGTGCTGGTCGACGACGACGGGACGCCCATCGGCACGATGCCCAAGCCCCTGGTGCACCACGGCGAGACCCCGCTGCACCGCGCCTTCTCGGCCTACCTCTTCGACGACGCCGGCCGGCTGCTGGTCACCCGCCGCGCCCCGGACAAGCAGACCTTCCCCGGCATGTGGACCAACACCGTCTGCGGCCACCCCGGTCCCGACGAGGACGACGACGCCGCGATCGCCCGCCGCGCCTCCTTCGAGCTGGGCCTGCGGGTGGCCGACCTGCGCCCGGCGCTGCCCGGCTACCGGTACCGCGCGGAGTTCCGCGGCGTCGTGGAGAACGAGGTCTGCCCGGTCTACCTCGGCCGCTTCAGCGGTGAGCCCGCCCCCGACCCCGGCGAGGTGGGGGAGTGGGAGCTGCTCGACTGGGCGGCCTTCCGCCGTCGCCAGGAGGTCGAGGGCGACGCGTGGTCGCCCTGGTGCCGCGAGCAGGCCCGCCTCATCGAGCGGGCCGGCCTCGTCCCGTCGTCCTGA
- a CDS encoding polysaccharide deacetylase family protein yields the protein MDRRGFLLLLAAGLTGAAVGRGAAEVDLAAPGTPVVRPPAPATPTGPGGIVAVPAPTGVVDRLAGTGPQLALTIDDGSNGEVVAALVTLVRETGTRLTFFPNGSYRTWGDNAGDLWPLIESGQVAFGNHTWSHPDVTTLSDAEVVDELRRNQDFMRRTLGVPATPFWRPPFGSHDARTDAIAADLGHPTTVMWNGTFDDGRVVGAEGLLSAAHQWFAAQGIVVGHANQPALSTVLDQLLELIDTRQLVTVTLADVWSSPA from the coding sequence GTGGACCGACGGGGCTTCCTCCTGCTGCTCGCCGCCGGGCTGACGGGCGCCGCCGTGGGGCGCGGCGCCGCTGAGGTGGACCTTGCCGCCCCCGGCACCCCCGTGGTCCGGCCGCCGGCCCCGGCCACGCCCACCGGGCCCGGCGGGATCGTCGCCGTCCCGGCCCCGACCGGCGTCGTCGACCGGCTGGCCGGCACCGGCCCGCAGCTGGCGCTGACCATCGACGACGGCAGCAACGGCGAGGTCGTCGCCGCGCTGGTCACCCTGGTGCGGGAGACCGGCACCCGGCTGACCTTCTTCCCCAACGGGTCCTACCGGACCTGGGGCGACAACGCCGGCGACCTCTGGCCGCTGATCGAGTCCGGTCAGGTGGCCTTCGGCAACCACACCTGGTCGCACCCGGACGTGACGACGCTGTCCGACGCCGAGGTCGTCGACGAGCTCCGCCGCAACCAGGACTTCATGCGCCGCACGCTCGGCGTCCCCGCCACCCCGTTCTGGCGGCCGCCGTTCGGGTCGCACGACGCGCGCACCGACGCGATCGCCGCCGACCTGGGCCACCCGACCACGGTGATGTGGAACGGCACCTTCGACGACGGCCGCGTGGTCGGCGCCGAGGGCCTCCTGTCCGCCGCGCACCAGTGGTTCGCCGCCCAGGGGATCGTCGTCGGGCACGCCAACCAGCCGGCCCTGTCCACCGTCCTCGACCAGCTGCTCGAGCTCATCGACACCCGGCAGCTCGTGACGGTCACCCTCGCCGACGTCTGGTCGTCCCCGGCCTGA
- a CDS encoding SDR family NAD(P)-dependent oxidoreductase, whose protein sequence is MAGELKGRVALVTGGASGLGRATCVSLAEAGAHVVVADIDADGSTRTRDLVTDAGGSADVVALDVTDDGSRRAVVASLFERHGDAFDVLVNVAGIDRPGYVTDIDLDDYRRVMAVNCEGPVFLTSEFVKRVQHLPEGRTADVVHVVSLSAITSGSGAIAYNGSKAGFLNATRCIQRELREKAVTLPDGSERPFPCRVQSVIPAAMDTPMMEQWGIPSHLMMPPSAVADTVRTLLLLHPAAFVPEMQIVPRLEPNFPR, encoded by the coding sequence GTGGCAGGGGAGCTGAAGGGCCGCGTGGCGCTGGTCACGGGCGGGGCCAGCGGGCTGGGCCGGGCGACGTGCGTGTCGCTGGCCGAGGCCGGCGCGCACGTCGTCGTCGCCGACATCGACGCCGACGGCAGCACGCGGACCCGAGACCTGGTGACCGACGCCGGGGGCAGCGCCGACGTCGTCGCGCTCGACGTGACCGACGACGGCAGCCGCCGCGCGGTCGTCGCCTCGCTCTTCGAGCGGCACGGCGACGCCTTCGACGTCCTGGTCAACGTGGCCGGCATCGACCGCCCGGGCTACGTCACCGACATCGACCTCGACGACTACCGCCGCGTCATGGCGGTCAACTGCGAGGGGCCGGTCTTCCTCACCAGCGAGTTCGTGAAGCGGGTGCAGCACCTGCCCGAGGGGCGCACGGCCGACGTCGTGCACGTCGTGTCGCTCTCGGCGATCACCTCGGGCAGCGGCGCGATCGCCTACAACGGGTCCAAGGCCGGCTTCCTCAACGCCACCCGGTGCATCCAGCGGGAGCTGCGGGAGAAGGCCGTGACGCTCCCCGACGGCTCCGAGCGACCCTTCCCGTGCCGGGTGCAGAGCGTCATCCCGGCGGCCATGGACACCCCGATGATGGAGCAGTGGGGCATCCCCTCCCACCTGATGATGCCCCCGTCGGCGGTGGCCGACACCGTGCGCACGCTGCTGCTGCTGCACCCGGCGGCGTTCGTGCCCGAGATGCAGATCGTGCCGCGTCTGGAACCGAACTTCCCCCGATGA
- a CDS encoding SpoIIE family protein phosphatase encodes MTDVEPDVTADLAPDVAWLAPGTPVDLDNCAREPIHVPGSIQPRGVLLAVSEPDLVVVQASENLAELTGVGWSDALGRPLIDVLGVAQTGAVVRSASAFGDLRERNPVEITLDVGGDPVPVDAILHRAVLTGAGDEHGQPEPGAPPVTNLVVELEPARGPRPFSFPNTYQAVRSTVTELNRAATLQDLYDVTARAVRSLTGFDRVMVYRYDADYNGEVVAEARAGHLNSFLGLHYPASDIPAQARALYEKNWLRLISDVDYVPSPIHPAAHPATGRPLDLTYATLRSVSPVHVEYLHNMGVRASMSISLLRDDRLWGLIACHHYSGPHAPPFATRAAAEFLGSTLSLRLVDRTAEDEVHRALQVRSTLAWLTSATLDEDRPLADTLLDSTSLLDVLPADGVTVCLQGSTGSRGDTLPADLVEALVGWAAAQGGEVVATDSLRRDAPELDVPVEVACGVLVLPLPEGQHVLWHRRETVHAVDWGGDPHNKAIAEREGDGVRLSPRKSFDRWRETVRHRSQPWTPQERSEVAQLRNHLLEALYARSRRIVRAAETLQRSLLSDPPQPDHLQLAVRYVPATREAQVGGDWYDVFVQPDGSTVLVIGDVVGHDTEAAACMAQLRGLLRGIAFANAEGPARVLARLDGAIEGLGLRAMATVLVGRLEQTPEERAAGVTRLRWASAGHLPPLVVGPDGALQALTAPRPGMLLGADPHAVRTDQEAVLRSGSTLLLYTDGLVERRRSGFDDGVARLGQALGELHDRPVEEVCDEVLERMVPDGAEDDVALVAVRLLPHD; translated from the coding sequence GTGACCGACGTCGAGCCGGACGTCACGGCCGACCTCGCGCCCGACGTCGCCTGGCTCGCGCCGGGGACGCCGGTCGACCTCGACAACTGCGCGCGCGAGCCGATCCACGTCCCGGGCAGCATCCAGCCCCGGGGCGTGCTGCTCGCCGTCAGCGAGCCCGACCTGGTCGTCGTCCAGGCGTCGGAGAACCTCGCCGAGCTGACCGGCGTCGGCTGGTCCGACGCGCTGGGCCGCCCGCTCATCGACGTGCTGGGCGTGGCGCAGACCGGCGCCGTCGTCCGCTCGGCCAGCGCCTTCGGCGACCTGCGCGAGCGCAACCCGGTGGAGATCACCCTCGACGTCGGCGGGGACCCGGTGCCGGTCGACGCGATCCTGCACCGCGCGGTGCTGACCGGCGCCGGCGACGAGCACGGGCAGCCGGAGCCGGGGGCGCCGCCGGTGACCAACCTCGTGGTGGAGCTGGAGCCGGCGCGTGGGCCGCGGCCGTTCTCCTTCCCGAACACCTACCAGGCGGTGCGCAGCACGGTCACCGAGCTCAACCGCGCCGCGACCCTGCAGGACCTCTACGACGTCACCGCCCGGGCCGTGCGCAGCCTCACCGGCTTCGACCGCGTGATGGTCTACCGCTACGACGCCGACTACAACGGCGAGGTCGTGGCCGAGGCCAGGGCCGGGCACCTCAACTCCTTCCTCGGCCTGCACTACCCGGCCTCGGACATCCCGGCGCAGGCCCGGGCGCTGTACGAGAAGAACTGGCTGCGACTGATCTCCGACGTCGACTACGTCCCGAGCCCGATCCACCCGGCCGCCCACCCGGCCACCGGCCGCCCGCTGGACCTGACCTACGCCACGCTGCGCAGCGTCTCGCCGGTGCACGTCGAGTACCTGCACAACATGGGCGTGCGGGCCTCGATGTCGATCTCGCTGCTGCGCGACGACCGGCTGTGGGGGCTCATCGCCTGCCACCACTACTCGGGCCCGCACGCCCCGCCGTTCGCCACCCGGGCGGCCGCGGAGTTCCTCGGCTCCACGCTGTCGCTGCGGCTGGTCGACCGCACCGCGGAGGACGAGGTGCACCGGGCGCTGCAGGTGCGCTCGACGCTGGCCTGGCTGACGTCGGCCACGCTCGACGAGGACCGCCCGCTGGCCGACACGCTGCTCGACAGCACCAGCCTGCTCGACGTCCTGCCCGCCGACGGTGTGACCGTGTGCCTGCAGGGCAGCACCGGCAGCAGGGGCGACACGCTGCCGGCGGACCTGGTCGAGGCGCTGGTCGGCTGGGCCGCCGCGCAGGGCGGCGAGGTCGTGGCCACCGACTCGCTGCGCCGCGACGCCCCGGAGCTCGACGTGCCGGTCGAGGTCGCCTGCGGCGTCCTCGTGCTGCCGCTGCCGGAGGGCCAGCACGTGCTGTGGCACCGCCGCGAGACGGTGCACGCCGTCGACTGGGGCGGCGACCCGCACAACAAGGCGATCGCCGAGCGCGAGGGCGACGGCGTCCGGCTCAGCCCGCGCAAGAGCTTCGACCGGTGGCGCGAGACGGTCCGCCACCGCTCCCAGCCGTGGACGCCGCAGGAGCGCTCCGAGGTCGCCCAGCTGCGCAACCACCTGCTCGAGGCGCTCTACGCCCGCTCGCGCCGCATCGTGCGCGCGGCGGAGACCCTGCAGCGCAGCCTGCTGTCCGACCCCCCGCAGCCCGACCACCTCCAGTTGGCGGTGCGCTACGTGCCGGCCACGCGCGAGGCCCAGGTGGGCGGCGACTGGTACGACGTCTTCGTCCAGCCCGACGGCTCGACGGTGCTCGTCATCGGCGACGTCGTCGGCCACGACACCGAGGCCGCCGCGTGCATGGCCCAGCTGCGCGGGCTGCTGCGCGGCATCGCCTTCGCCAACGCCGAGGGTCCCGCCCGGGTGCTCGCCCGCCTCGACGGCGCGATCGAGGGGTTGGGGCTGCGGGCGATGGCCACCGTGCTGGTCGGCCGCCTGGAGCAGACGCCGGAGGAGCGGGCCGCCGGGGTGACCCGGTTGCGCTGGGCCAGCGCCGGGCACCTGCCGCCCCTGGTCGTGGGCCCGGACGGCGCGCTGCAGGCGCTCACCGCACCGCGACCGGGGATGCTGCTCGGGGCGGACCCGCACGCGGTGCGCACCGACCAGGAGGCGGTGCTGCGCTCCGGCTCGACCCTGCTGCTCTACACCGACGGGTTGGTCGAGCGCCGGCGGTCCGGCTTCGACGACGGCGTCGCCCGGCTGGGGCAGGCGCTGGGCGAGCTGCACGACCGCCCGGTCGAGGAGGTGTGCGACGAGGTCCTCGAGCGGATGGTCCCCGACGGCGCGGAGGACGACGTCGCGCTCGTCGCCGTCCGCCTGCTGCCGCACGACTGA
- a CDS encoding biliverdin-producing heme oxygenase — MPRDAGGAGDVLRDLRTATAEEHDRVESMLDLMDPHLDRDRLVGVLRRLHAFWLAAEAGLDAWARRRPEDAAALDWDRRRRAALYAADLRALGADPEPAGRPDLPGVHDTDEALGRLYVMEGSTLGGTVIDRHLATLPGLAGGPRLRCFSPYGTDTGAMWHAFRRVTREHVAGPGDAGRVVAAARTTFTVLADWCRPAARPQGVGP; from the coding sequence TTGCCTCGAGACGCGGGCGGAGCCGGCGACGTCCTCCGGGACCTGCGCACGGCCACCGCCGAGGAGCACGACCGGGTCGAGTCCATGCTCGACCTGATGGACCCCCACCTCGACCGCGACCGGCTGGTCGGCGTCCTGCGGCGGCTGCACGCCTTCTGGCTGGCGGCGGAGGCCGGCCTGGACGCCTGGGCCCGGCGGCGCCCGGAGGACGCCGCCGCCCTCGACTGGGACCGGCGCCGCCGCGCGGCGCTCTACGCCGCCGACCTGCGCGCCCTCGGCGCCGACCCCGAGCCGGCCGGGCGACCCGACCTCCCCGGCGTGCACGACACCGACGAGGCGCTCGGGCGGCTCTACGTGATGGAGGGCTCGACCCTCGGCGGCACGGTCATCGACCGCCACCTCGCCACGCTGCCCGGGCTGGCCGGCGGCCCGCGGCTGCGCTGCTTCAGCCCCTACGGCACCGACACCGGCGCGATGTGGCACGCCTTCCGGCGGGTCACCCGCGAGCACGTGGCCGGCCCTGGGGACGCCGGGCGGGTCGTCGCCGCGGCGCGCACCACCTTCACCGTCCTCGCCGACTGGTGCCGCCCGGCCGCCCGGCCGCAGGGCGTCGGTCCGTGA
- a CDS encoding helix-turn-helix domain-containing protein, giving the protein MRDDLQDVVDEVSRLLGAPATLEDVDFTLLAFCAHPTDGDEEGDAATAMDAVRARSILGRGSTPATRRWFEGLGIARAEGPLRTPADPAAGVLTRLLLPARADGRTRGYLWLLDGGRTDPADAADPALAAAVALAARAGRLLADRDDDRDLGAALAAVLTAAGPARDRAVRALSDRLGDGAPLALVALHPPGGAPPEGWRPPPAAAVLPGPDGSGGDGVAVLVRLARAADLRPAAAAAAAALVRLPAGASAGVSAATTDVADLPGRWAQARAAAAVAAVVPRLAPVAQWAELGGWRTAAALPAPDPAVAPLLAEPLLAATAEAYLDAAGSVARTAAALGIHRQTLYYRLGRVAALTGLDLADGDTRLLVHASLRRARLP; this is encoded by the coding sequence GTGCGCGACGACCTGCAGGACGTGGTCGACGAGGTGTCCCGGCTGCTCGGGGCACCGGCGACGCTGGAGGACGTCGACTTCACGCTGCTGGCCTTCTGCGCCCACCCCACCGACGGCGACGAGGAGGGGGACGCCGCCACCGCCATGGACGCCGTCCGGGCCCGCTCGATCCTCGGCCGCGGCTCCACGCCGGCCACCCGCCGCTGGTTCGAGGGCCTCGGCATCGCCCGCGCCGAGGGACCGCTGCGCACCCCGGCCGACCCGGCGGCCGGTGTCCTCACCCGGCTGCTGCTGCCCGCGCGCGCCGACGGCCGCACCCGCGGCTACCTCTGGCTGCTCGACGGCGGCCGCACCGACCCGGCCGACGCGGCCGACCCGGCGCTGGCCGCGGCGGTCGCCCTCGCGGCACGGGCGGGTCGGCTGCTGGCCGACCGGGACGACGACCGCGACCTCGGTGCGGCGCTGGCCGCCGTCCTGACCGCTGCCGGCCCTGCCCGCGACCGGGCCGTGCGTGCGCTGTCCGACCGGCTCGGGGACGGCGCACCGCTGGCGCTGGTCGCCCTGCACCCGCCCGGCGGCGCGCCGCCGGAGGGGTGGCGCCCCCCGCCGGCGGCCGCGGTCCTGCCCGGACCCGACGGTTCCGGCGGGGACGGGGTCGCGGTGCTGGTGCGGCTGGCCCGCGCGGCGGACCTGCGCCCGGCCGCGGCCGCCGCGGCGGCCGCTCTCGTCCGGCTGCCCGCCGGGGCCAGCGCCGGGGTGTCGGCGGCCACGACCGACGTCGCCGACCTGCCCGGCCGCTGGGCCCAGGCACGGGCGGCCGCGGCCGTCGCGGCCGTGGTGCCGCGGCTGGCGCCGGTCGCGCAGTGGGCCGAGCTCGGGGGCTGGCGGACGGCGGCCGCGCTGCCCGCGCCGGACCCCGCGGTGGCCCCGCTGCTGGCCGAGCCGCTGCTCGCCGCCACCGCGGAGGCCTACCTCGACGCGGCCGGGAGCGTGGCGCGGACGGCGGCCGCGCTGGGCATCCACCGTCAGACGCTCTACTACCGCCTGGGCCGGGTCGCCGCGCTCACCGGCCTCGACCTCGCCGACGGCGACACGCGGCTGCTGGTGCACGCCTCGCTGCGCCGCGCGCGGCTGCCGTGA